The following are encoded together in the Phocoena sinus isolate mPhoSin1 chromosome 11, mPhoSin1.pri, whole genome shotgun sequence genome:
- the LOC116762169 gene encoding patched domain-containing protein 4-like, with protein sequence MLRQVLRRGLQSFCHRLGSCVSRHLVFFLTVPAVLNITFGLGALNRFQPEGDLERLVAPSHSLAKIERSLASRLFPLDQAKSQLYSDLHTPERYGRVILLSPSGDNILLQAEGILQTHRAVRFCQLKRQHFISCPKQAEKMQRFHL encoded by the coding sequence ATGCTGCGGCAGGTGCTTCGCAGAGGGCTCCAGTCGTTCTGCCACAGGCTGGGCTCGTGCGTGAGCCGGCACCTGGTCTTTTTCCTCACCGTGCCCGCAGTCCTGAACATCACCTTCGGCCTTGGCGCGCTCAACCGCTTCCAGCCCGAGGGCGACCTGGAGCGCCTGGTCGCTCCCAGCCACAGCCTGGCCAAGATCGAGCGCAGCCTGGCCAGCAGACTTTTCCCCCTGGACCAGGCCAAAAGCCAGCTCTATTCGGACTTACACACCCCCGAGAGGTATGGCAGGGTGATCCTCCTCTCCCCATCCGGGGACAATATTTTGCTCCAGGCTGAGGGGATCCTGCAGACCCACCGAGCCGTGCGCTTCTGCCAGTTAAAGAGGCAGCACTTCATTTCTTGCCCTAAACAAGCAGAGAAAATGCAGAGGTTTCATCTTTAA